The window CCTTTTCCATATGAAGCGTCAAACAAACCAAACCTGCAGTCGATTATAAATAGTTCTTCATCATCCATATGCTTTTCAACCCATGCACAATCAACGAAATTTCTCATAAGAACCCCTCCAAATTTATATATTCTCCCTTTTCAATCACAGTCTCAGACCTGCCTATTCATCCAATCAGAATCCATGATTGAAAAAAGTGGTTAAGCTAATCTCTTTTATACCAGTTAAAATCTCCAGCGTAGAATATGGTTATTCCGTCTTCTTTTACAGTTTAACAAACCATTTTCAGTACATAAAATGAATGCTATATAGCTACTTTAGGTCTATTCACAATAAGTATACACCTTTTCTGATATCTTGTATAATAATAATACTTGATACTAAATATCTTATTTTCTGATAACAAGAGGGGGGCATTCTGAATATGGATTTACTTAACTTAGAAATATTTCAATCAGTCGCAAGGAATCAAAGTATATCTGGCGCAGCGAAAGAACTTCAATATGCTCAATCTAATATAACTACAAGAATTCAGCAACTTGAAGCAGAGTTTGAAACGACATTGCTTTATCGACATAATCGCGGTGTGACTTTAACAGATAAAGGACATACGTTGTTAGCTTATTCAGAGAGAATCTTGAGTTTAATTGAAGAGATGAATAATGAAGTCACAGACAGTCAAACTATAAAAGGGAAATTAAATATTGGATATATAGAAACAACAGCAGCGATAAGACTTCCGAAGCTAATTTCAAAGTTTCATAAAAGTTTTCCTAAAGTCGAGTTAGCCCTTACATCAGGTGTTTCTGAAGGTAACTTCAATGCAGTTTTGCAACATGAACTTGATGGAGCATTTATTGCTGATGCTATTTATCATGACGACCTCATTCAAACGAAGTTTGTGGATGAAGAGCTCATACTGATTACAAATACACAAGTTGCTCAGGGTATAACTCTGGATAAGTTAAATAACTGTACAATTCTAGTTTTTCATAAAGGTTGTGCATATCGAAAGAAACTCGAAGATTTTTTACATAGTCAATGGATTGTCCCCAAAAAGACTATGGAATTTGGCTCTCTAGATGCCATCATGGGGTGTGTATCCGCTGGCCTTGGAGTGACTATGATGCCAAGAAGTTTGGTGAAAAGGTACATTTTAAATGGAAGTGATCTACAGCATATCTTCCCTAAATTTAATGTTAATGTTACAACCATGTTTATACACCGAAAAGACAAGTATATATCCCCAGCATTATCAAAACTGTTAGATATGATTAAAAAAGGCTCTAGTTTATAGCAAGAGCCTTTTCAGATTGTAGACAAACAGCTATTAGATATTGAAACGCTGATAGCTATTTTAGTTTTTGAATCAAAACTTCACAATTTACAGTCAACAACAACATAAAATGTTCAAAAATATATAGTTGTCATTGCTTATACATTTGTGAAATCAAAAAACCTGTAACCCCTTATAAATAAAGGGTTACAGGTTTTGTTTGTTCTATTCCCACTCTGTCAATTTATTGTTTTCAGGTTTTGCAACCCTTGATTTTACTGCATTTCATTTCTCATATTTCTATATTTTCACTTGAAAAACAAGGCTTCATAAAATATGTGTATCATTTCTGTATCACGAATATCATATATTTTATCAGTCATTAATAACTGTTTTTTTTTACTTATTTTCATAAGTATCTTTTCCAATGTATTCATCCAACAATTTAGGTCAACAATTTAGGTGAAATATGATATGACCATCTTTTCACATATACAGCAGTTCCAAAAGGAAGTCTTTGATTTTGAAGTCCAACCCTTATGTACTGTTGTGATTTTCCAAGTCTTCTTGCTGCTTCTGCTACTGATATATTACGAATACCTGATCCAGTATCCTTTTCAGTAACTTCTGAATCCAAGTATTCAATTGTACAATCAAGTGCATCTGCAATCTTCTGCTTCACATCATCTTTAGGGACATTCTTTCCTGAAAGGTACTGACTGATTGATGACTTACCTTTATCAATTTGTTTTGCCAATTCTGATTGTGTCATATTTCTTTCATCCATTGCCTTTTTTAAATTCTTTGCAAAACTCACCCTTCCACCCCTTTCCGATTCACCCCTATAACTCATATAAGCTTCATATAAGCATCTTTTCATATTCCTTGATATATTTTACCCTTTAATATTAAAAGTCTTATCCTGATTGATTTAATAAGCATATTAAAGTTCAATTTTATAATACCACCAGGTAGTAACATTGTAAATGTAATTATCTGAAAATTTCAAGGTCATATAATGCCCATATAGCTGTTTTATCAATGGTCTTAATACATTTAAAAACACCCTGCATGATGCAAAGTGCCTAATCAATCTATTTTGCTATTGGTCTTCTGAATACACAAATGAAGATTCCAAATGGAAGACAAATCTTCACCAGTTCAACCCAAGTGATATTGGATGCATCTGATGATGGAACTTATTAATATTTATCCATTTCATGATTTTCACCTGCCTTTTTATTTTTTCTGTCCTTCTGATGTCCGTTTGTCCATTTGAAATACCCCTTACAACTATCTTTTATAAGAGAAAAAAATTTTTAGAAAAAAAAGTTAGTAAGTAAAAAGAGTTTATATATATATAAGAAGGACATAATGGACAACAGATGGACAGGGAAATTTTTCGCCGTCCTCATATTTGTATTCTTTTCTTGGGTATGTTTTTAAGACTCATATTAGGCTCATATTAAAGGTTTAATATGTTTTTGGTGTATTTGTATGGTTGAATAATAAAATGCCTACATTTACCCAATATGAGCCTTGAAAAATAGAAAAACCCCTGAACCGTTATAGTCCAAGGGTCTGTGCTTAATATTTAACTATGAACTCCTTCTGTACAAGCATGATCCAAAGCTTGTTGTACACCTTCACTTAGATGATTAACTACACCATCAATATCCATGTCATTATTTACAATGTTTTGCATTCCACTCATGTCAATCTTGATTTCAGGAGTAGTATATCTATTTATTGTTTCTTGTTCTGCCACATCTCTCATATACTTCAAATCTTCTTGTGAAATATCCACTGAATCTTTCATTGCACCTGTGTTTTCAGCAATATCAGAAATGTTAGATGCAACTGAATCATAGGCACTTCCATTAGAATCATCATTCTGATTTGCAAATGCTGCAACTTGTGCTGAATCAATTTCAGCTTGTCTTGTTGCAGTAGCTTCCATTGCATCAGCTTGCATTTGGATCAGTTGTGAATTACGATCACTCATATTGGATTCTATTTCACTCCTGTATGCTTCAAGTGCTGATTCCCTTGCTGCCTTTTCAGCTTCATTTTGAAGTGCTGCATTCGTTCCAAAGGTTACATTATTGATGGTATCAATTGAAACACCAGGAATATTGTTCAAAGTATCAATGAAACCATTTATGATGTCTATTGCACCATTGACCATGTTTTGAAGAATCATAAGCACATCTGCTTTCATATCCCCCATAAAGTTGGTTATTCCAACACCTGCTGTCATCATTCCAAGCTTCATTTGATCCCATAAATCAAGTACCCAATAAACACCAGTGAAGAATCCTATCTTTACCCAATCCCAAGCAGTCAGAATTCCATTCATTGCTATCTTCCAGGCTATTTCTAACCCACCAACTGATTGAACCCATTTATAAATCATTCCAATTACTGCACCAATAACAACTGCAATCCATG is drawn from Tepidibacter hydrothermalis and contains these coding sequences:
- a CDS encoding LysR family transcriptional regulator, translated to MDLLNLEIFQSVARNQSISGAAKELQYAQSNITTRIQQLEAEFETTLLYRHNRGVTLTDKGHTLLAYSERILSLIEEMNNEVTDSQTIKGKLNIGYIETTAAIRLPKLISKFHKSFPKVELALTSGVSEGNFNAVLQHELDGAFIADAIYHDDLIQTKFVDEELILITNTQVAQGITLDKLNNCTILVFHKGCAYRKKLEDFLHSQWIVPKKTMEFGSLDAIMGCVSAGLGVTMMPRSLVKRYILNGSDLQHIFPKFNVNVTTMFIHRKDKYISPALSKLLDMIKKGSSL
- a CDS encoding helix-turn-helix domain-containing protein, whose product is MSFAKNLKKAMDERNMTQSELAKQIDKGKSSISQYLSGKNVPKDDVKQKIADALDCTIEYLDSEVTEKDTGSGIRNISVAEAARRLGKSQQYIRVGLQNQRLPFGTAVYVKRWSYHISPKLLT